From one Synechocystis sp. PCC 6803 substr. PCC-P genomic stretch:
- a CDS encoding ubiquinol-cytochrome c reductase iron-sulfur subunit, with translation MVKRRKLISYTAFSTAIAVITGCFGGNSSNGQGQTVNVGTMADLKAKGELKGNTPKGPVTVVPNGNSGQISAVNPTCTHNGCQVNWKKANGKFVCPCHGAEFAATGKVLKGPAIRDLPTYATQVSGNNILVKA, from the coding sequence ATGGTCAAACGACGCAAGCTAATTTCTTACACTGCTTTCAGTACGGCGATCGCTGTCATCACTGGTTGTTTTGGTGGTAATAGTAGTAACGGCCAAGGACAAACGGTAAATGTTGGTACCATGGCGGACCTCAAGGCCAAGGGAGAGTTGAAGGGGAACACTCCCAAGGGGCCGGTGACGGTAGTACCCAATGGTAATAGTGGCCAGATTAGTGCGGTTAATCCCACTTGTACCCACAACGGCTGTCAGGTGAATTGGAAAAAAGCCAATGGTAAATTTGTCTGTCCCTGCCACGGAGCGGAATTTGCGGCCACCGGCAAGGTGCTGAAGGGGCCCGCCATCAGGGATTTACCTACCTATGCTACCCAGGTGAGCGGCAACAACATTCTGGTCAAAGCCTAG
- a CDS encoding D-alanyl-D-alanine carboxypeptidase/D-alanyl-D-alanine-endopeptidase, which yields MVRIFGATVLALLSWGGAGEPLVGQEVAWQEAKVFAVPTQADPAIDKIVDNYLDRLESLGYDRQRQGIWLQSEWAYLGYNQGESAFPAASLTKIATSVAALDKWAPNHRFITRFYTDGPIHNGVLEGNLFVAGDHDPLFVWEEAIAVGNALNQAGIREVTGDLVAVGNFAMNFEANPAIAGALFQQAVDESQWSATVSQAFGDLPPNTPRPQVKIAGAVQTQAVLPANLEPLLEHQSLPLAALLKQMNIYSNNDMAEMLAQAIGGAAIVAQTTSRLGAIPAAEIQLKNGSGLGVDNRLSPRAVTKMYQVLAAQLEPHGLGIDDIFPVMGRDRRGTLEWRSMPQGLTIKTGTLNTVSALAGTIPTQERGTVWFAIINNGPNFDRLRVEQDRLLQQIAEHWQVLPENLNAGPMDKVLLGDPARNLTPPPSES from the coding sequence ATGGTGAGAATCTTTGGGGCGACGGTGTTGGCCCTGCTCAGTTGGGGGGGCGCGGGGGAACCCTTAGTTGGCCAGGAAGTGGCCTGGCAGGAAGCGAAGGTTTTTGCTGTACCCACCCAAGCGGATCCGGCCATCGACAAAATTGTAGATAATTACCTCGATCGCCTGGAATCCTTGGGCTACGATCGCCAGCGCCAGGGCATTTGGTTACAGTCAGAATGGGCCTATTTGGGCTACAACCAGGGAGAAAGTGCTTTTCCAGCGGCTTCTTTGACCAAAATTGCCACCAGTGTGGCGGCGTTGGATAAATGGGCACCCAACCATCGTTTTATCACCCGTTTTTACACCGATGGCCCCATCCATAACGGGGTTTTAGAGGGGAATTTATTCGTCGCTGGGGACCATGATCCCCTCTTTGTCTGGGAAGAGGCGATCGCCGTGGGCAATGCCCTGAACCAAGCAGGCATTCGGGAAGTAACCGGAGATTTGGTGGCGGTGGGCAATTTTGCTATGAACTTTGAGGCCAACCCTGCCATTGCCGGAGCTTTATTTCAACAAGCCGTGGATGAAAGCCAATGGTCGGCCACAGTGAGCCAAGCCTTCGGGGATTTACCTCCCAATACTCCCCGGCCCCAAGTAAAAATTGCTGGCGCTGTCCAGACCCAGGCTGTTTTACCCGCCAACTTAGAACCGTTACTAGAGCATCAATCCCTTCCCCTAGCGGCCTTGCTCAAACAGATGAACATCTACAGCAATAACGATATGGCCGAGATGTTGGCCCAGGCCATAGGCGGAGCGGCGATCGTGGCCCAAACCACCTCGCGCTTGGGGGCAATTCCAGCGGCGGAAATTCAACTAAAAAATGGCTCCGGCCTAGGGGTGGACAATCGGCTTTCCCCCAGGGCCGTGACCAAAATGTATCAAGTTTTAGCGGCGCAACTGGAACCCCATGGCCTAGGCATTGACGATATTTTTCCCGTCATGGGGCGCGATCGCCGGGGAACATTGGAATGGCGCAGTATGCCCCAGGGATTAACGATAAAAACTGGCACATTAAATACGGTCAGTGCCCTAGCGGGTACTATTCCTACCCAGGAGCGGGGCACTGTTTGGTTTGCCATCATCAATAATGGCCCCAATTTTGATCGTCTGCGAGTCGAGCAGGACCGACTGTTACAACAAATCGCCGAACATTGGCAGGTGTTACCGGAAAATTTAAATGCTGGCCCCATGGATAAGGTTTTATTAGGCGATCCGGCCCGTAACCTAACTCCCCCACCGTCTGAATCTTGA
- a CDS encoding mannose-1-phosphate guanylyltransferase produces the protein MNTSSPVFIPVILAGGKGERFWPLSRRQRPKQFLSLDGSGVSLLQATAQRLLSLAGDWENLWVITAAPIAEGVFEQLPSLPKENCLVEPEGKDTAPAVAWASLEIAQQYGDDAIIGFFPADHWIKDQCAYEQTLKAAIAYAQEQDAIVTLGIKPHGPATGYGYIEQGTLEREIDGLPVYQVTRFTEKPDRATAQTFVDSGKFSWNSGMFIFRAGVVLRELDRHAPELLATLRAKGAAGYPALEKKSIDYVLMEKTQLAAVLPANFGWDDLGDWNALERLFPETEANVDLANHVNLHSRGCIVYASDENQIIATIGLKDVVIVREGNVTLVVPKDHTQDIKDLLKQLQSQPEYENLL, from the coding sequence ATGAATACATCATCCCCCGTTTTCATTCCCGTAATTCTTGCCGGTGGTAAAGGAGAAAGATTTTGGCCCCTAAGCCGTAGGCAACGACCTAAACAATTTTTGTCCCTGGATGGTTCCGGGGTTAGTCTATTGCAGGCCACAGCCCAACGTCTACTATCCTTGGCTGGGGACTGGGAAAATTTGTGGGTGATTACGGCGGCCCCCATTGCAGAAGGTGTTTTCGAGCAATTGCCTTCATTGCCCAAGGAAAATTGCCTAGTGGAGCCAGAGGGAAAAGATACGGCCCCTGCGGTGGCCTGGGCTAGCCTAGAAATCGCCCAACAGTATGGAGACGATGCCATTATTGGTTTTTTTCCCGCTGACCACTGGATTAAAGACCAATGCGCCTACGAGCAAACTTTGAAAGCGGCGATCGCCTATGCCCAGGAACAGGACGCCATTGTCACCCTTGGGATTAAACCCCATGGCCCCGCTACTGGTTATGGCTACATCGAGCAGGGCACATTGGAACGGGAAATAGATGGTTTACCGGTGTATCAAGTGACCCGCTTTACCGAAAAGCCCGACCGAGCCACGGCCCAAACCTTTGTGGACAGCGGTAAGTTTAGTTGGAATAGTGGCATGTTCATTTTCCGAGCCGGGGTGGTACTAAGGGAATTAGACCGGCACGCCCCCGAATTATTAGCTACTTTAAGGGCTAAGGGAGCAGCCGGTTACCCAGCTTTAGAAAAGAAAAGCATTGACTATGTATTGATGGAAAAAACCCAATTAGCCGCCGTTCTACCGGCCAATTTTGGTTGGGATGATTTGGGGGATTGGAATGCCTTGGAGCGACTTTTTCCCGAAACAGAAGCCAATGTGGATTTGGCTAACCATGTCAACTTGCATAGCCGGGGCTGTATTGTTTACGCCAGTGATGAGAACCAGATAATTGCCACCATTGGCTTGAAAGACGTGGTAATTGTGCGGGAAGGCAATGTCACCCTGGTGGTGCCCAAAGACCATACCCAGGACATCAAGGATTTGCTTAAACAACTACAATCTCAACCGGAGTACGAAAATTTGCTGTAG
- a CDS encoding HlyD family efflux transporter periplasmic adaptor subunit: MNSPTQEHAPQRNGHSSKTMDAGTLADVKEQEKAAKTPVALSSNSSLFQPEQAIVMRQSPMWARGIAIAIMGVTVVAVTWASIATIEQVVPATGQLKPLDTVKDINAPLNGVVKEVLVENNRKVKKGEVLVIMDSSSTRAELTAAQNIRSKVLQENAFYRTLLQNGLEGSTLQRAISQLNLPWEVVALANNRAELINENKLYRQQLGLRNASGEGQLSAEQLSRLEMARFELGSRVTAAELEIRQIEKQLQQASLQLRAERSQLQEDQKILAGLLGRNEAALVEAEKSLAIEAGIVNSMTPLLEEGALARLQVEKQQQSLNDRTQQLIEQKVNTVVEVDRQKQQIESRQAEIQRLETEQSRLQSLISQAQARLANTSAVTDKDIYDRLADNNKRLAEIDSQITKIIVDNDKRLTELNGQIERAKVNLGYQEITSPVDGVVFDLKATPGYVTPPNQTEPLLKIIPADSLVAEVDVTNKDIGFVRTGMPVDVRIDSFPYSEFGGVDGEVEYVGSDALPPDQTYQFYRFPVRIKLDSQELVSHGREIPLQSGMSVTANIRVREKRTVMSIFTELFTKKIESLETVR; the protein is encoded by the coding sequence ATGAATAGCCCCACCCAGGAACATGCTCCCCAAAGGAACGGCCACAGCTCCAAAACCATGGATGCGGGCACCTTGGCCGACGTAAAAGAACAGGAAAAGGCTGCCAAAACTCCCGTTGCTCTCTCATCCAACTCATCCCTATTCCAACCGGAACAAGCCATTGTCATGCGTCAGTCCCCCATGTGGGCCCGGGGTATTGCCATTGCGATTATGGGGGTGACTGTGGTGGCTGTGACCTGGGCTTCCATCGCTACCATTGAACAGGTGGTCCCCGCCACCGGACAACTGAAACCCCTCGATACAGTTAAGGACATCAATGCTCCCCTCAATGGGGTGGTTAAGGAAGTTTTAGTCGAAAACAACCGCAAGGTCAAAAAAGGTGAAGTGCTGGTAATCATGGATTCCAGCAGTACCCGGGCAGAATTGACCGCCGCCCAAAATATTCGCTCTAAGGTTCTCCAGGAAAATGCTTTCTATCGCACCCTACTGCAAAACGGTTTGGAGGGCAGTACCCTACAGAGGGCGATCAGCCAGCTCAACTTACCCTGGGAAGTAGTGGCTTTGGCCAATAACCGGGCTGAATTGATTAATGAAAATAAACTTTATCGTCAGCAATTGGGGTTAAGAAACGCCAGTGGTGAAGGCCAACTCAGTGCCGAACAACTTTCCCGACTGGAAATGGCCCGCTTTGAATTAGGCAGTCGTGTGACCGCTGCTGAATTGGAGATTCGCCAAATTGAAAAACAATTACAGCAGGCCAGCCTACAATTGAGGGCGGAAAGGAGTCAGCTCCAGGAAGACCAGAAAATCTTGGCTGGGCTATTGGGGCGCAACGAAGCGGCCCTCGTGGAGGCAGAGAAAAGCTTAGCGATTGAAGCAGGCATCGTTAATAGTATGACCCCCTTGCTAGAGGAGGGAGCCCTGGCACGGTTACAGGTAGAAAAACAGCAACAATCCCTCAATGACAGGACTCAGCAGTTAATCGAGCAAAAAGTTAACACGGTGGTGGAAGTAGACCGCCAAAAACAACAAATTGAGTCCCGCCAAGCAGAAATCCAGCGCTTAGAAACGGAGCAATCACGCCTTCAGTCTTTAATTTCCCAAGCCCAAGCCCGCCTGGCCAACACCAGCGCCGTAACTGATAAGGACATCTATGATCGCCTTGCAGACAACAATAAGCGGCTGGCAGAAATTGATAGTCAGATCACCAAAATCATCGTTGATAACGACAAACGGCTGACCGAATTAAACGGACAGATTGAACGGGCAAAGGTAAACCTTGGTTATCAAGAAATCACTTCCCCGGTGGATGGGGTTGTATTTGACCTCAAGGCCACCCCTGGTTACGTTACCCCCCCCAACCAAACTGAACCTCTGCTCAAAATTATTCCCGCCGATAGCTTAGTAGCCGAGGTGGATGTGACAAATAAAGATATCGGTTTCGTGCGCACTGGTATGCCCGTTGACGTACGGATTGATTCCTTCCCCTACAGTGAGTTTGGTGGAGTCGATGGGGAAGTGGAATACGTCGGCTCCGATGCCCTGCCCCCCGATCAAACCTATCAATTTTATCGATTCCCCGTCAGGATCAAGCTAGATAGCCAGGAATTAGTTAGTCATGGGCGGGAGATTCCCCTCCAATCGGGCATGTCCGTCACAGCTAACATCCGTGTCCGTGAAAAACGCACGGTGATGAGCATCTTCACAGAGCTGTTTACCAAGAAAATTGAGAGCTTAGAAACTGTTCGTTAG